From Penicillium digitatum chromosome 5, complete sequence, one genomic window encodes:
- a CDS encoding telomere-associated recq-like helicase, with product MATEITPPGSFVEPPLTPPLTKEKVSSRSAQRVLNCFKLHRVGHRPQFWWQHQLALDDYREALHMLNSDDSLRDYVEDKVRYDYDPCRSCLTIRMPSPLHDVFCAKIVEEILQQLKQFQRSEGPSAAFANEVEHLATSRIMIPDEIKDGKQTFSKREPDASFKHRRARYPGVIIEVCYSQKSQRISHLADEYILNTDGSVNAVIALDVDYKGSKNATITVWRPEYITVDGIEELQATAVVDALPFRTESGLPAEAAALRLSLRDFATEDLWREHMRFDRELLITSRQLCDFLSRAEEEQRVQTLQQGSINRLRPGVGKRRRPQTPPEQLSSEEERSVEKKRESKSGRCSNDFRPNPSS from the exons ATGGCAACCGAAATTACTCCACCAGGGAGTTTTGTTGAGCCTCCTCTGACGCCGCCGCTTACGAAAGAAAAGGTGTCGTCGAGAAGTGCTCAACGCGTGCTAAATTGTTTCAAGCTCCATCGTGTTGGTCATAGGCCACAGTTTTGGTGGCAGCACCAGCTCGCTTTAGACGATTATAGGGAAGCTTTACACATGCTGAATAGTGACGATTCTCTCCGAGATTACGTTGAAGACAAAGTTAG GTACGACTACGACCCTTGTCGTTCCTGCCTGACTATCCGAATGCCAAGTCCTCTCCATGATGTTTTCTGTGCAAAGATAGTCGAGGAGATACTACAACAATTGAAGCAATTTCAACGAAGCGAAGGCCCCTCCGCTGCTTTCGCGAATGAAGTTGAGCACCTTGCCACTTCCCGAATCATGATACCTGATGAGATAAAAGATGGAAAGCAGACTTTTTCCAAACGGGAGCCAGATGCATCATTCAAGCACCGACGTGCACGCTATCCCGGTGTTATTATAGAGGTATGCTATTCACAAAAAAGTCAACGCATCTCACACTTGGCCGACGAGTATATCCTGAACACCGACGGGAGCGTGAACGCCGTGATTGCTCTCGATGTGGATTATAAGGGGTCTAAGAACGCGACTATTACCGTATGGCGACCAGAATATATAACCGTCGATGGCATAGAGGAGCTTCAGGCGACTGCTGTGGTCGATGCGCTG CCATTTCGGACGGAGTCTGGACTTCCAGCTGAGGCAGCAGCGCTCCGGCTGTCATTAAGGGACTTCGCGACGGAGGACCTCTGGCGAGAGCATATGAGGTTCGACCGAGAACTTTTAATAACATCGAGACAGTTATGTGACTTTCTCTCGCGCGCCGAAGAAGAACAGCGGGTGCAGACACTTCAGCAAGGCTCTATCAATCGACTCCGACCGGGCGTGGGAAAGCGTCGTCGACCTCAAACTCCTCCGGAGCAGCTAAGTTCGGAAGAGGAGAGATCAGtcgagaagaaaagagaaagtaAAAGTGGGCGTTGCAGCAACGATTTTCGTCCGAACCCTTCGTCGTGA